A single region of the Methanomassiliicoccales archaeon genome encodes:
- a CDS encoding phosphoenolpyruvate protein kinase: MTEGAGGLPAFGERGDDSSDIRFFDSPDQDISEVGGKAKNLAVMFSEGFPVPPGFVVTVAAYEEFVESNEIIVEILDCLNSTDFNVESEVEACSRRVREKVLGGEIGPELLSAIDIALEQCGGELWAVRSSAAAEDLPDASFAGQQDTFLCVSSAEVADHVKRCWASYWNVRALRYRHDVAIDHMEGGIAVVVQRMVASESSGIMFTTDPLNPTQGDIIIESSWGLGEAIVSGLVSPDRFMVERTGQRILDQEISKKHKAILLNEGGKSLVEVGKEKRLQPSLTDSDVKRLAQVGQSIEAFFGVPQDIEWSISRGDIFILQSRPITTLDEEDQTLWTRAYGDEYWADVTSPLFFSLLGEYLIKYVNHEGSKIMGYRELTDKELLRLHKGHIYFNSEVLESVFTYNPKFSRTKELLNYFPEKDQERIANARTKVAKRLLAEVRIAVLDPDGMILRTDKAYRKWAEGFMQKAAQFDAKDLTKIKDEALYHEFKDMESSYIKHYRLIRYGMVTHSIGTNLMVKRWLIDWLDDRSGALYSKLISGLPDNKTIKTNIAIARLAKVAMDDPEVLRRMEEEESGRFLKSLDHEPGLKSFRKEFEIFLQEYGHRSHTREVYFPRWGDDPTLVVDVLKALVRSPVLDLDEVERRKQEERARAEVEILDQISRLKMGYFRRGIFRIVLKNAQIYLQFRENQRFYLDHIIYRWRRLFLEYGRRYLEKGIVDDLDDIFFLSKEEIFDIAKGGVLTSKDDIRRRRADFDRYKGVLPPKFLKGKVEFDDTQVRDGDSLKITGTSASPGVAKGRARVVDSIEHLSEVMEGEILITSNTDPGWTAVFSKLGGLITETGGILSHGAVVSREYGIPAVTAVKNATKIFSTGQELVLDGNDGMIYVKGD; encoded by the coding sequence ATGACGGAGGGGGCAGGAGGACTTCCGGCATTCGGTGAGCGTGGGGACGATTCCTCTGACATCCGTTTCTTCGATTCACCAGACCAGGATATATCTGAGGTGGGTGGCAAGGCCAAGAACTTGGCAGTGATGTTTTCCGAAGGCTTCCCAGTACCTCCAGGTTTCGTTGTCACGGTTGCGGCATATGAGGAATTCGTCGAGTCCAACGAAATCATTGTTGAGATACTGGACTGCCTTAATTCAACCGATTTCAATGTCGAATCAGAAGTCGAGGCCTGCTCAAGACGCGTGAGGGAAAAGGTTCTCGGTGGTGAGATCGGACCTGAACTGTTGAGCGCCATTGATATCGCCCTTGAGCAGTGTGGAGGAGAACTCTGGGCTGTAAGATCATCGGCTGCCGCTGAGGACCTTCCTGATGCTTCATTCGCGGGTCAGCAGGACACTTTCCTCTGTGTCTCTTCCGCGGAGGTCGCTGATCATGTCAAGCGGTGCTGGGCATCATACTGGAATGTTCGTGCCCTGAGGTATAGACATGACGTGGCCATCGATCATATGGAGGGGGGCATCGCCGTGGTGGTCCAGAGGATGGTGGCATCTGAGTCTTCTGGTATAATGTTCACCACCGATCCTTTGAACCCAACCCAAGGGGACATCATAATAGAATCAAGCTGGGGATTGGGGGAAGCTATCGTCTCTGGTCTGGTAAGCCCCGACCGTTTCATGGTGGAAAGGACAGGGCAAAGAATATTGGATCAGGAGATCAGCAAGAAACACAAGGCTATTCTCCTCAACGAAGGGGGGAAGTCACTTGTGGAAGTGGGAAAGGAGAAGAGGCTACAGCCATCGCTCACCGATAGTGATGTCAAACGATTGGCTCAAGTTGGTCAGAGCATTGAGGCGTTCTTTGGGGTCCCTCAGGATATCGAGTGGTCCATTAGTAGAGGGGACATATTCATCCTTCAATCGAGGCCAATAACCACTCTTGACGAGGAGGATCAGACACTCTGGACCAGGGCGTACGGTGATGAGTACTGGGCAGATGTGACCTCCCCACTGTTCTTCTCCCTGCTAGGTGAGTACCTGATCAAGTATGTCAATCATGAGGGCTCGAAGATCATGGGCTACAGAGAACTAACCGACAAAGAACTCCTGAGACTTCACAAGGGACACATCTACTTCAACTCCGAGGTATTGGAATCGGTCTTCACATACAATCCCAAGTTCTCCCGCACAAAGGAGCTTCTCAACTACTTCCCGGAGAAGGACCAGGAACGCATCGCAAATGCGAGGACCAAGGTAGCCAAGAGGCTCTTGGCAGAGGTACGGATAGCGGTCCTAGACCCCGACGGGATGATCCTCCGCACGGACAAGGCATACAGAAAATGGGCTGAAGGTTTCATGCAGAAGGCGGCCCAGTTCGACGCCAAGGACCTGACCAAGATCAAGGATGAGGCCCTCTACCACGAGTTCAAGGACATGGAGAGCAGCTATATCAAGCACTACAGGCTGATCAGGTACGGGATGGTGACTCACAGCATCGGAACCAATCTGATGGTGAAGAGATGGCTGATCGACTGGCTTGATGACCGATCGGGGGCACTTTACTCCAAGCTCATCTCCGGTCTCCCCGACAACAAGACTATCAAGACCAACATTGCCATAGCTAGACTTGCCAAGGTTGCCATGGACGATCCAGAAGTCCTCCGAAGAATGGAGGAAGAGGAATCTGGGAGATTCCTCAAGAGCCTGGATCATGAGCCTGGACTCAAATCATTCAGGAAGGAGTTTGAAATCTTCCTGCAGGAATATGGTCACCGCTCCCATACAAGGGAGGTCTATTTTCCAAGATGGGGTGACGATCCAACCCTCGTTGTTGATGTCCTCAAAGCCCTCGTAAGGTCTCCAGTCCTGGATCTTGACGAGGTGGAGAGGAGAAAGCAGGAGGAGAGAGCCAGGGCCGAGGTGGAAATTCTGGACCAGATATCCAGGTTGAAAATGGGGTATTTCAGGAGAGGGATCTTCCGTATCGTGCTGAAGAACGCCCAGATCTATCTTCAATTCAGGGAGAACCAGCGTTTCTATCTAGACCATATAATCTACAGATGGAGACGCCTGTTCCTAGAGTACGGTAGAAGGTATCTCGAGAAGGGCATAGTAGATGATCTGGATGACATTTTCTTCCTTTCCAAGGAGGAGATATTCGATATCGCAAAGGGTGGAGTTCTGACATCAAAGGACGATATCAGGAGAAGGAGGGCGGACTTCGATAGGTACAAGGGGGTCCTTCCACCCAAATTCCTCAAGGGGAAGGTGGAGTTCGATGATACCCAGGTAAGGGACGGGGACTCCCTCAAGATAACTGGCACATCAGCCAGTCCTGGAGTGGCAAAGGGAAGGGCTAGGGTGGTTGACTCCATCGAGCATCTTTCCGAGGTCATGGAAGGAGAGATACTGATAACCTCCAACACTGACCCCGGTTGGACAGCGGTCTTTTCCAAGCTTGGAGGGCTGATCACAGAGACAGGTGGGATCCTATCCCATGGAGCGGTCGTTTCCAGGGAGTACGGAATACCAGCGGTTACCGCTGTCAAGAATGCCACCAAGATATTCAGCACTGGGCAGGAGCTCGTGCTGGACGGCAATGATGGAATGATCTATGTGAAAGGTGATTGA
- a CDS encoding inositol monophosphatase yields the protein MRHELERMAQHVKDRIDNLPAMFERGEEIMEGADGTPTTGIDKVAEDVIVSYVEEKDLPFNILSEEIGYVDRDAEETLVVDPIDGTNNAVMGLPFFSVSLAIGTRSLMDVRMGLVRNLVTGTSYFSERGKGAFKDGFQIHSRDFQQESSLFLIYMGKYASYETMRVAKSVERGRSIGCASLEMCLVAEGMVDGYYMNCEKYDKSIRVVDIAASALILREAGGELLDLNGRPLDMPFNLEARSNFAAIGDLKAAEVIISE from the coding sequence ATGAGACACGAATTGGAGCGAATGGCTCAGCATGTGAAAGACAGGATCGACAATCTTCCTGCAATGTTCGAAAGAGGAGAGGAGATCATGGAGGGGGCTGATGGCACCCCCACCACCGGTATCGACAAGGTTGCCGAGGACGTCATTGTAAGCTATGTGGAGGAGAAGGATCTCCCCTTTAATATCCTCAGCGAGGAGATAGGCTACGTGGACAGGGATGCGGAAGAGACCCTCGTGGTGGATCCCATCGATGGTACCAACAACGCGGTGATGGGGCTCCCGTTCTTCAGCGTCTCACTGGCAATAGGAACTCGGTCCCTGATGGACGTTAGAATGGGCCTGGTCAGGAACCTTGTGACCGGAACCTCCTACTTCTCGGAGCGGGGGAAAGGCGCTTTCAAGGACGGGTTCCAAATTCATTCTCGGGATTTCCAACAGGAGAGCTCTCTATTCCTCATATACATGGGCAAGTACGCTAGCTATGAGACTATGAGGGTGGCTAAGAGTGTTGAGAGGGGCCGCTCGATCGGGTGCGCTTCTCTTGAGATGTGCCTGGTCGCTGAGGGCATGGTCGACGGTTATTATATGAACTGCGAGAAGTATGATAAGTCGATAAGGGTGGTCGACATCGCTGCCAGCGCCTTGATACTGAGGGAAGCTGGAGGCGAACTGCTGGATCTAAACGGTAGACCGCTGGACATGCCATTCAACCTTGAGGCAAGAAGCAACTTTGCTGCCATAGGTGATCTCAAGGCTGCGGAGGTGATCATATCAGAATAG
- a CDS encoding NADH kinase encodes MSVEDMDVDVLITVGGDGTILRSLQLNDAPILGINAGVLGFLTEIPKEGIADGMKRLINGHYILEERMRLKTMVGSERLPDALNEGVIHTAHVAKIRQFEVYVDEELVVDTRADGIIVATPTGSTCYAMSVGAPIVDPRVNALVIAPMAPFKFSARPFVVPSTSCIRIELVRRRPCVLVLDGQDELPLNNGEEIKFTRSENPAKFVNLGSSFYSRTREKLIGYT; translated from the coding sequence ATGAGCGTGGAAGACATGGATGTGGATGTCCTGATCACCGTTGGAGGGGACGGTACCATACTCCGTTCCCTTCAACTCAACGACGCTCCCATTTTGGGAATCAACGCTGGTGTTCTTGGGTTCCTGACAGAGATACCCAAAGAGGGAATCGCCGATGGTATGAAGAGATTGATCAACGGCCATTACATCCTTGAGGAGAGGATGAGGCTGAAGACCATGGTCGGTTCTGAGCGCCTCCCTGATGCTCTCAACGAGGGAGTCATCCACACCGCGCACGTGGCTAAGATCCGCCAATTTGAGGTATATGTCGACGAAGAGCTGGTGGTCGATACAAGGGCCGACGGAATCATCGTTGCGACCCCAACGGGATCCACCTGCTACGCTATGAGCGTGGGAGCTCCCATCGTCGATCCGAGGGTCAATGCACTGGTCATTGCTCCTATGGCCCCATTCAAATTCTCGGCTAGACCGTTCGTGGTACCCTCCACGAGCTGCATAAGGATAGAGCTTGTAAGGAGGAGACCATGCGTGCTGGTTCTGGATGGTCAGGATGAACTGCCCTTGAACAACGGCGAGGAGATCAAATTCACCCGCTCAGAGAATCCCGCCAAGTTCGTCAATCTGGGAAGCAGTTTCTACTCCCGGACCAGGGAGAAGCTCATTGGTTACACATGA